One Glycine max cultivar Williams 82 chromosome 3, Glycine_max_v4.0, whole genome shotgun sequence DNA window includes the following coding sequences:
- the LOC100790020 gene encoding uncharacterized protein: MKNEDQITQQAQRPKYDCLLFDLDDTLYPLNSGLANAIDKNIKDYMVEKLGAEPSKTGELVNLLYSNYGTTIAGLRVSFPSIGYDIDYEEYYSFVHGKLPYENLKPDPVLRNLLLSLPYRKLIFTNSDKVHTIKALERLGLEDCFEGIICFETLNPIQKSTVFYYEDDVKFEGSKSISPTPKNGVESSEIFDIIEHFAQPVPSAVLPETPIICKPSGHAIKLALKMANLNPQRTLFFEDSVRNIQSGKRLGLHTVLVGRSYRVKGADYAMESIHNLKEAVPELWDADIKAQVECPGTEKLAVETSDIV; the protein is encoded by the exons atgaAGAATGAGGATCAGATCACACAACAGGCTCAGAGACCAAAATATGATTGCCTTCTATTTG ATTTAGATGATACTTTGTATCCTCTCAATTCTGGTCTTGCAAATGCAattgacaaaaatattaaag ACTACATGGTCGAGAAGCTTGGCGCAGAACCAAGTAAAACTGGTGAATTGGTCAACCTCCTTTACAGTAACTATGGAACTACTATTGCTGGTCTAAGGGTATCATTTCCTT CTATTGGGTATGACATTGACTATGAAGAATATTACAG TTTTGTTCATGGGAAATTACCTTATGAGAACTTAAAGCCAGACCCAGTTCTGAGGAATCTGCTGCTGAGTCTCCCCTATAGAAAGCTT ATTTTCACAAACTCAGACAAAGTCCACACGATTAAGGCACTTGAAAGACTTGGGTTGGAAGACTGCTTTGAAGGAATAATATGCTTTGAGACCCTTAATCCTATCCAAAAGAGCACTGTTTTTTATTATGAAGATGACGTAAAGTTTGAGGGTTCAAAGAGCATAAGTCCAACACCCAAAAATGGTGTAGAAAGCTCTGAAATCTTTGACATCATAGAGCATTTTGCTCAACCTGTACCCAGTGCAGTCCTGCCAGAGACACCAATTATCTGCAAACCATCAGGACATGCCATTAAATTGGCCCTCAAGATGGCCAACCTTAACCCACAAAGAACC TTGTTCTTTGAGGATAGTGTCCGCAACATACAATCTGGAAAACGATTGGGCCTTCACACTGTGCTG GTTGGTAGATCCTACAGGGTTAAAGGTGCTGATTATGCCATGGAAAGCATTCACAACCTTAAGGAGGCAGTGCCTGAACTGTGGGACGCTGACATAAAAGCACAAGTTGAATGCCCGGGAACTGAGAAGCTTGCAGTGGAGACATCAGATATAGTTTGA